The Dehalococcoidia bacterium genome includes a region encoding these proteins:
- the purL gene encoding phosphoribosylformylglycinamidine synthase subunit PurL produces the protein MPITQKDLDVVALSQEEYQLILKQLGREPSIVELGMLGSLWSEHCGYKHSKPLLKIFPSKSARVVTEVGEENAGAVDIGNGLAIVMKVESHNHPSAIEPYEGAATGVGGIVRDIFTMGARPIALLNSLRFGPLSVPRNRHLFNGVVSGIAGYGNCLGIPDVAGEIYFADCYSENPLVNAMCVGLLETSKMVSAQAGGAGNLLMLVGSDTGRDGLHGASGLASRTFEDERELRPTVQVGNPFLEKLLIEACLDLKDSGWIVGMQDCGAAGLTSASVESVSKSGRGLEIDVLKVPRRAEGMTPYEVMLSESQERMIVIVKKGYEGKVKAIFDHYDLRSDIIGHVTDDGIARIKEGDKVVAEAPVSLLTNPPFYRLEGVRPEWQDAVQKLDLSSIPDISPQQAAEVLLKLLASPNIASKKMVYRQYDHQVQINTVVAPGQADAAVLRIKGTGKGIALAIDGNARLCYLDPHIGGQIVVAEAARNVVCTGAKPLALTDCLNFGNPERLDIYWQLEQCIRGMSVACETLGTPVISGNVSLFNETRGQSIYPTPVVGVLGLIEDIEKRCTMSFKSEGDVVLLLGQNGNDLAGSQYLETIHGKAAGKPSIDIEFEKRLQECLLSAIGQGLVKSAHDCSDGGLAVTLAESCIAGDIGFEGDLKIGSRLDATLFGETQSRIVISAEAANLKKLHKLAAEQEIPLLKLGVAGGKRLSIKGIIDLPLEEAADAWNNGLQRAMGAG, from the coding sequence ATGCCGATCACTCAAAAAGATTTAGACGTTGTAGCCCTCTCCCAAGAGGAGTACCAGTTGATCCTGAAACAGCTGGGGCGGGAACCCAGCATCGTCGAGCTGGGCATGCTGGGATCGCTCTGGAGCGAGCACTGCGGCTATAAACACTCCAAGCCTCTCTTGAAGATTTTTCCCAGCAAAAGCGCTCGCGTCGTCACCGAGGTGGGCGAAGAGAATGCCGGCGCGGTGGATATCGGCAATGGGCTGGCCATCGTGATGAAGGTAGAGTCTCACAATCACCCATCGGCGATCGAGCCCTATGAGGGGGCGGCTACGGGTGTCGGCGGAATCGTACGGGATATCTTCACCATGGGAGCGCGGCCCATTGCCCTTTTGAATTCGCTCCGCTTCGGTCCTTTGAGCGTGCCTCGCAATCGTCACCTGTTCAACGGTGTGGTGTCCGGTATCGCCGGATACGGCAACTGCCTGGGCATTCCCGATGTGGCTGGAGAGATTTATTTCGCCGATTGTTATTCCGAAAACCCCCTGGTCAATGCCATGTGCGTGGGGCTTCTGGAGACTTCGAAGATGGTATCGGCGCAGGCGGGTGGTGCGGGAAATCTGCTGATGCTTGTCGGCTCGGATACCGGACGCGATGGACTCCACGGAGCTTCAGGTCTGGCCTCCCGAACCTTTGAGGACGAGCGCGAGTTGCGCCCGACGGTTCAGGTGGGCAATCCTTTCCTGGAGAAGCTGCTCATTGAAGCCTGCCTGGATCTTAAGGATAGCGGCTGGATTGTGGGAATGCAGGATTGCGGTGCAGCCGGGCTCACCAGCGCTTCGGTGGAAAGCGTTTCCAAGAGCGGCAGGGGTCTGGAGATCGACGTGCTGAAGGTGCCGCGCCGCGCCGAGGGGATGACGCCCTATGAAGTGATGCTCTCCGAATCGCAGGAGCGGATGATCGTCATCGTCAAGAAGGGCTACGAGGGCAAGGTCAAGGCCATCTTCGATCACTACGATCTGCGCTCCGATATCATCGGGCATGTCACCGATGACGGCATCGCCCGCATCAAGGAAGGCGATAAGGTGGTGGCCGAGGCTCCGGTTAGCCTCCTGACCAATCCGCCGTTCTATCGTCTGGAAGGCGTTCGGCCAGAGTGGCAGGACGCGGTTCAGAAGCTCGACTTGAGCTCTATCCCGGATATAAGTCCTCAACAGGCCGCTGAGGTTTTGCTTAAATTGCTGGCCTCTCCCAATATCGCCAGCAAGAAAATGGTCTACCGCCAGTACGATCATCAGGTGCAGATCAACACGGTGGTGGCACCCGGTCAAGCCGATGCGGCGGTGCTGCGCATTAAGGGAACCGGCAAGGGAATTGCCCTGGCCATCGACGGCAATGCACGGCTTTGCTACCTTGATCCCCACATCGGAGGTCAGATTGTGGTGGCGGAAGCGGCCCGGAACGTGGTTTGCACCGGAGCCAAACCGCTGGCCCTCACCGACTGCCTCAACTTCGGCAATCCGGAGCGGCTGGATATCTACTGGCAGCTTGAGCAGTGCATTCGCGGCATGTCCGTCGCCTGCGAGACTCTGGGCACTCCGGTGATCAGCGGGAACGTCAGCCTTTTCAATGAAACCCGGGGCCAATCGATCTACCCCACGCCGGTTGTGGGCGTGCTGGGGCTGATCGAGGATATAGAGAAACGCTGCACCATGTCATTCAAATCTGAGGGCGATGTGGTTCTTCTGCTGGGCCAAAACGGAAATGATCTCGCGGGCAGCCAGTATCTGGAGACTATTCATGGAAAGGCGGCCGGAAAGCCTTCTATCGATATTGAGTTTGAAAAGAGGCTTCAGGAGTGTCTGCTTTCGGCTATCGGTCAGGGGTTGGTCAAGTCTGCGCACGATTGCTCCGACGGCGGTCTGGCAGTGACGCTGGCCGAGAGCTGCATCGCTGGGGATATCGGCTTTGAAGGCGATTTAAAGATCGGTTCACGGCTCGATGCCACTCTCTTTGGAGAAACGCAATCGAGGATCGTAATCTCCGCGGAAGCAGCCAATTTGAAGAAGCTTCATAAACTTGCCGCGGAGCAGGAAATCCCGCTTCTGAAACTGGGTGTTGCCGGAGGCAAGCGCCTTTCGATCAAAGGAATCATCGATCTACCGCTGGAAGAGGCGGCGGATGCCTGGAATAACGGGCTTCAGCGGGCGATGGGAGCCGGTTAA